A genome region from Acaryochloris thomasi RCC1774 includes the following:
- a CDS encoding protein kinase domain-containing protein, producing MASQADPNLGQLLLNRYRLAKLVGQGSMGRVYLAEDQTLDGVPVAAKFLSQALLSEKMKTRFAQEARTGAKLGHRSNHIVRVIDYGVNHADVPFYIMEYMESGGSLSDLIATKPLVLDRFLNLMRQVCLGLQAAHAGIKLDGQLYQVVHRDIKPSNVFIIPDPALGELAKVLDFGIAQFLSDGIEGTQNRSFMGTLAYASPEQIEGQDIDGRSDIYSLGITMFEVLTGRMPVEPATNSIGSWYKAHRSQSPRKFSEVAPHLQLPETLVDLIMGCLEKGPANRPQNMAEILDVLQLLDHPTPVDPSPVREPRVEPALPNQQTPEPVLEPVPEPAAKEKSAHGPATPNPQQLIWSIEGAGWDVQWPADKPIKDIVFPSVLESEHQEAIGLWMMLSRNEIQQRLLNARYNQFLCTMQPHPMILWITTLYDRSLGARWLPCYLDLKHARGRKIANLLSQTGYYPVLFFAREDPEQPANVRTFSIAPDQRVRFQEWLQQSKHALSVDSSMTSKRLLKAELEKNKPKILRKLQLSQGQSIASLFS from the coding sequence ATGGCGTCGCAGGCAGATCCCAACCTTGGTCAACTTCTTCTCAATCGATATCGACTCGCTAAGTTGGTGGGGCAAGGCTCGATGGGTAGAGTCTATCTGGCTGAAGATCAAACATTGGATGGTGTTCCAGTGGCTGCAAAATTCCTGTCCCAGGCATTACTGAGCGAGAAGATGAAAACTCGGTTTGCTCAAGAAGCCCGAACTGGAGCTAAGCTGGGTCACCGTAGTAACCATATTGTCCGCGTGATTGATTACGGCGTTAATCATGCTGACGTTCCGTTCTACATCATGGAGTACATGGAGTCTGGTGGTAGTCTTAGCGATTTGATTGCGACCAAGCCGCTGGTGCTCGATCGGTTCCTCAACTTGATGCGTCAGGTTTGTCTGGGTCTTCAGGCTGCCCACGCGGGAATCAAACTCGATGGTCAGCTCTATCAGGTTGTCCATCGGGATATTAAACCGAGTAATGTGTTCATCATTCCAGATCCAGCTTTGGGAGAACTGGCTAAGGTGCTGGATTTTGGAATTGCCCAGTTTCTGTCGGACGGGATCGAAGGAACCCAGAACCGCTCATTTATGGGGACACTAGCCTATGCCTCTCCTGAGCAAATTGAGGGACAAGATATTGACGGGCGTTCTGATATCTATAGCTTAGGTATCACAATGTTTGAGGTGCTAACAGGAAGAATGCCTGTTGAACCCGCCACGAACTCCATTGGTAGCTGGTATAAAGCTCACCGTTCTCAATCTCCACGAAAGTTTTCAGAGGTTGCACCTCATCTGCAGCTGCCGGAGACTTTGGTTGATTTGATTATGGGTTGCTTGGAAAAGGGACCTGCTAATCGCCCCCAAAATATGGCTGAAATCTTAGATGTTCTTCAGCTTCTGGATCATCCTACTCCTGTAGATCCCTCTCCGGTACGTGAGCCACGGGTTGAACCAGCCTTGCCAAATCAGCAGACTCCTGAGCCAGTTCTTGAGCCAGTCCCTGAGCCAGCAGCCAAAGAAAAATCCGCTCACGGGCCAGCAACTCCCAATCCGCAACAGCTCATTTGGTCAATTGAGGGCGCTGGCTGGGATGTGCAGTGGCCTGCTGATAAGCCGATTAAAGACATTGTGTTCCCGAGTGTACTGGAGTCTGAGCACCAAGAGGCGATCGGGCTCTGGATGATGTTGTCAAGGAATGAGATTCAGCAGCGTCTTTTGAATGCTCGCTATAACCAGTTTTTGTGTACGATGCAGCCCCATCCCATGATTCTGTGGATTACGACGCTTTATGATCGTAGCCTTGGTGCGCGTTGGCTGCCTTGTTACCTAGATCTGAAGCATGCACGAGGGCGAAAGATTGCCAATTTACTGAGTCAGACAGGTTACTATCCGGTACTCTTTTTTGCTCGTGAAGATCCTGAACAGCCTGCAAATGTCCGTACGTTTTCGATTGCGCCGGATCAGCGCGTGAGGTTCCAAGAGTGGTTGCAACAGTCTAAACATGCTCTTTCGGTAGATTCCTCGATGACGAGCAAGCGGCTTCTAAAGGCTGAATTAGAAAAAAATAAGCCTAAAATTCTGCGGAAGCTGCAGCTATCGCAAGGTCAGAGTATTGCGAGTTTATTCTCTTGA